In Hevea brasiliensis isolate MT/VB/25A 57/8 chromosome 13, ASM3005281v1, whole genome shotgun sequence, a single genomic region encodes these proteins:
- the LOC110664790 gene encoding LRR receptor-like serine/threonine-protein kinase FEI 2 isoform X2 — MGFFVLGFSLIYVATFFIVCSLALTEDGLTLLEIKNTLNDSRNILGNWQATDESPCKWTGISCHPHDQRVSSINLPYVQLGGIISPSIGKLSRLQRLALHQNSLHGIIPNEITKCTELRAVYLMANYLQGGIPSDIGNLSHLTILDLSSNMLRGAIPSSIARLTGLRHLNLSTNFFSGEIPDFGALSTFGNGSFIGNLDLCGRQVHKPCRTSMGFPAVLPHAASDEAAVPAKRSSHYIKGVLIGVMATMALTLAVLLAFLWICLFSKKERAAEKYTEVKKQVDQEASAKLITFHGDLPYPSCEIVEKLESLDQEDVVGSGGFGTVYRMVMNDCGTFAVKRIDRSREGFDQVFERELEILGSINHINLVNLRGYCRLPMTKLLIYDYLAMGSLDDILHECSQEQPLNWSARLRIALGSARGLAYLHHDCSPKIVHRDIKSSNILLDENLEPRVSDFGLAKLLVDEDAHVTTVVAGTFGYLAPEYLQSGRATEKSDVYSFGVLLLEIVTGKRPTDPAFVKRGLNVVGWMNTLLRENRLEDVVDKRCTDGNMETVEVILEIAARCTDANPDDRPTMNQVLQLLEQEVMSPCPSEIYETHSDYS, encoded by the exons ATGGGTTTCTTTGTTTTGGGCTTTTCTTTAATTTATGTTGCAACCTTTTTCATTGTTTGCTCTCTTGCTCTCACTGAAGACG GTCTGACATTGTTAGAAATCAAGAACACACTGAATGATAGTAGAAACATACTAGGTAACTGGCAAGCTACGGATGAATCTCCCTGCAAATGGACTGGTATATCTTGCCACCCCCATGACCAAAGAGTCAGTTCAAT AAACCTGCCTTACGTGCAACTGGGGGGGATTATATCTCCTAGTATTGGTAAACTCAGTAGACTGCAAAGGCT GGCACTTCACCAAAACAGTTTACATGGGATCATTCCTAATGAAATCACAAAGTGTACTGAGCTCAGAGCAGT GTACTTGATGGCTAATTATCTCCAAGGAGGCATTCCATCAGATATTGGAAATCTCTCTCATCTCACTATACT GGACTTGTCAAGCAATATGCTAAGAGGTGCTATACCTTCATCTATTGCCCGTCTTACAGGTTTGCGTCACCT GAATTTGTCCACCAACTTTTTCTCTGGTGAAATCCCAGATTTTGGAGCTCTAAGCACTTTTGGGAACGGCTC GTTTATTGGCAATTTAGATCTTTGTGGTAGACAAGTGCACAAGCCATGTCGAACCTCAATGGGATTTCCTGCAGTGCTTCCACATGCTGCAAGTGATGAAGCAGCAG TTCCTGCAAAACGATCCTCTCATTACATCAAAGGGGTGCTTATTGGTGTTATGGCCACAATGGCCCTTACACTAGCTGTGCTTCTTGCATTCCTCTGGATTTGCCTGTTTTCAAAGAAGGAAAGAGCTGCTGAGAAATACACAGAAGTCAAAAAGCAAGTTGATCAAGAAGCAA GTGCAAAGCTTATTACTTTCCATGGTGACCTGCCTTATCCTTCATGTGAGATCGTAGAAAAGCTAGAGTCTCTTGATCAGGAGGATGTTGTAGGGTCAGGAGGATTTGGTACTGTATACCGGATGGTGATGAATGATTGTGGAACATTTGCTGTTAAAAGGATTGACCGGAGTCGGGAAGGATTTGATCAAGTATTTGAGAGGGAGTTAGAGATCTTGGGTAGcattaatcacataaatttagtgAATCTGAGGGGTTACTGCAGGCTTCCAATGACAAAACTTCTCATCTATGATTATCTAGCCATGGGCAGTTTAGATGACATTTTGCATG AATGTAGCCAAGAACAACCATTAAATTGGAGTGCTCGTTTAAGAATTGCTTTAGGTTCTGCAAGAGGCCTTGCGTACTTGCACCATGATTGCAGCCCAAAGATAGTCCATCGTGACATAAAATCCAGCAATATTCTCCTTGATGAAAATTTGGAGCCACGTGTCTCTGACTTTGGTCTTGCCAAACTTTTGGTGGATGAGGATGCCCATGTCACGACTGTAGTTGCTGGCACTTTTGGTTATTTGGCACCTG AGTATCTACAAAGTGGGAGGGCCACTGAAAAGTCGGATGTCTATAGCTTTGGAGTTCTCTTGCTAGAGATTGTAACCGGAAAAAGACCTACTGATCCAGCTTTTGTAAAGAGAGGCTTAAATGTCGTTGGTTGG ATGAACACACTATTAAGAGAGAATCGGTTGGAAGATGTGGTAGATAAAAGGTGCACTGATGGAAATATGGAGACTGTGGAAGTCATTCTTGAAATAGCGGCAAGATGCACTGATGCGAACCCTGATGATCGGCCAACAATGAACCAGGTATTGCAGTTGTTAGAGCAAGAGGTCATGTCTCCTTGTCCAAGTGAAATCTACGAGACTCATTCAGATTATTCTTGA
- the LOC110664790 gene encoding LRR receptor-like serine/threonine-protein kinase FEI 1 isoform X3, with the protein MGFFVLGFSLIYVATFFIVCSLALTEDGLTLLEIKNTLNDSRNILGNWQATDESPCKWTGISCHPHDQRVSSINLPYVQLGGIISPSIGKLSRLQRLALHQNSLHGIIPNEITKCTELRAVYLMANYLQGGIPSDIGNLSHLTILNLSTNFFSGEIPDFGALSTFGNGSFIGNLDLCGRQVHKPCRTSMGFPAVLPHAASDEAAVPAKRSSHYIKGVLIGVMATMALTLAVLLAFLWICLFSKKERAAEKYTEVKKQVDQEASAKLITFHGDLPYPSCEIVEKLESLDQEDVVGSGGFGTVYRMVMNDCGTFAVKRIDRSREGFDQVFERELEILGSINHINLVNLRGYCRLPMTKLLIYDYLAMGSLDDILHECSQEQPLNWSARLRIALGSARGLAYLHHDCSPKIVHRDIKSSNILLDENLEPRVSDFGLAKLLVDEDAHVTTVVAGTFGYLAPEYLQSGRATEKSDVYSFGVLLLEIVTGKRPTDPAFVKRGLNVVGWMNTLLRENRLEDVVDKRCTDGNMETVEVILEIAARCTDANPDDRPTMNQVLQLLEQEVMSPCPSEIYETHSDYS; encoded by the exons ATGGGTTTCTTTGTTTTGGGCTTTTCTTTAATTTATGTTGCAACCTTTTTCATTGTTTGCTCTCTTGCTCTCACTGAAGACG GTCTGACATTGTTAGAAATCAAGAACACACTGAATGATAGTAGAAACATACTAGGTAACTGGCAAGCTACGGATGAATCTCCCTGCAAATGGACTGGTATATCTTGCCACCCCCATGACCAAAGAGTCAGTTCAAT AAACCTGCCTTACGTGCAACTGGGGGGGATTATATCTCCTAGTATTGGTAAACTCAGTAGACTGCAAAGGCT GGCACTTCACCAAAACAGTTTACATGGGATCATTCCTAATGAAATCACAAAGTGTACTGAGCTCAGAGCAGT GTACTTGATGGCTAATTATCTCCAAGGAGGCATTCCATCAGATATTGGAAATCTCTCTCATCTCACTATACT GAATTTGTCCACCAACTTTTTCTCTGGTGAAATCCCAGATTTTGGAGCTCTAAGCACTTTTGGGAACGGCTC GTTTATTGGCAATTTAGATCTTTGTGGTAGACAAGTGCACAAGCCATGTCGAACCTCAATGGGATTTCCTGCAGTGCTTCCACATGCTGCAAGTGATGAAGCAGCAG TTCCTGCAAAACGATCCTCTCATTACATCAAAGGGGTGCTTATTGGTGTTATGGCCACAATGGCCCTTACACTAGCTGTGCTTCTTGCATTCCTCTGGATTTGCCTGTTTTCAAAGAAGGAAAGAGCTGCTGAGAAATACACAGAAGTCAAAAAGCAAGTTGATCAAGAAGCAA GTGCAAAGCTTATTACTTTCCATGGTGACCTGCCTTATCCTTCATGTGAGATCGTAGAAAAGCTAGAGTCTCTTGATCAGGAGGATGTTGTAGGGTCAGGAGGATTTGGTACTGTATACCGGATGGTGATGAATGATTGTGGAACATTTGCTGTTAAAAGGATTGACCGGAGTCGGGAAGGATTTGATCAAGTATTTGAGAGGGAGTTAGAGATCTTGGGTAGcattaatcacataaatttagtgAATCTGAGGGGTTACTGCAGGCTTCCAATGACAAAACTTCTCATCTATGATTATCTAGCCATGGGCAGTTTAGATGACATTTTGCATG AATGTAGCCAAGAACAACCATTAAATTGGAGTGCTCGTTTAAGAATTGCTTTAGGTTCTGCAAGAGGCCTTGCGTACTTGCACCATGATTGCAGCCCAAAGATAGTCCATCGTGACATAAAATCCAGCAATATTCTCCTTGATGAAAATTTGGAGCCACGTGTCTCTGACTTTGGTCTTGCCAAACTTTTGGTGGATGAGGATGCCCATGTCACGACTGTAGTTGCTGGCACTTTTGGTTATTTGGCACCTG AGTATCTACAAAGTGGGAGGGCCACTGAAAAGTCGGATGTCTATAGCTTTGGAGTTCTCTTGCTAGAGATTGTAACCGGAAAAAGACCTACTGATCCAGCTTTTGTAAAGAGAGGCTTAAATGTCGTTGGTTGG ATGAACACACTATTAAGAGAGAATCGGTTGGAAGATGTGGTAGATAAAAGGTGCACTGATGGAAATATGGAGACTGTGGAAGTCATTCTTGAAATAGCGGCAAGATGCACTGATGCGAACCCTGATGATCGGCCAACAATGAACCAGGTATTGCAGTTGTTAGAGCAAGAGGTCATGTCTCCTTGTCCAAGTGAAATCTACGAGACTCATTCAGATTATTCTTGA
- the LOC110664790 gene encoding LRR receptor-like serine/threonine-protein kinase FEI 2 isoform X1 codes for MGFFVLGFSLIYVATFFIVCSLALTEDGLTLLEIKNTLNDSRNILGNWQATDESPCKWTGISCHPHDQRVSSINLPYVQLGGIISPSIGKLSRLQRLALHQNSLHGIIPNEITKCTELRAVYLMANYLQGGIPSDIGNLSHLTILCHFYPLLTSGNSRLSTTEFRDLSSNMLRGAIPSSIARLTGLRHLNLSTNFFSGEIPDFGALSTFGNGSFIGNLDLCGRQVHKPCRTSMGFPAVLPHAASDEAAVPAKRSSHYIKGVLIGVMATMALTLAVLLAFLWICLFSKKERAAEKYTEVKKQVDQEASAKLITFHGDLPYPSCEIVEKLESLDQEDVVGSGGFGTVYRMVMNDCGTFAVKRIDRSREGFDQVFERELEILGSINHINLVNLRGYCRLPMTKLLIYDYLAMGSLDDILHECSQEQPLNWSARLRIALGSARGLAYLHHDCSPKIVHRDIKSSNILLDENLEPRVSDFGLAKLLVDEDAHVTTVVAGTFGYLAPEYLQSGRATEKSDVYSFGVLLLEIVTGKRPTDPAFVKRGLNVVGWMNTLLRENRLEDVVDKRCTDGNMETVEVILEIAARCTDANPDDRPTMNQVLQLLEQEVMSPCPSEIYETHSDYS; via the exons ATGGGTTTCTTTGTTTTGGGCTTTTCTTTAATTTATGTTGCAACCTTTTTCATTGTTTGCTCTCTTGCTCTCACTGAAGACG GTCTGACATTGTTAGAAATCAAGAACACACTGAATGATAGTAGAAACATACTAGGTAACTGGCAAGCTACGGATGAATCTCCCTGCAAATGGACTGGTATATCTTGCCACCCCCATGACCAAAGAGTCAGTTCAAT AAACCTGCCTTACGTGCAACTGGGGGGGATTATATCTCCTAGTATTGGTAAACTCAGTAGACTGCAAAGGCT GGCACTTCACCAAAACAGTTTACATGGGATCATTCCTAATGAAATCACAAAGTGTACTGAGCTCAGAGCAGT GTACTTGATGGCTAATTATCTCCAAGGAGGCATTCCATCAGATATTGGAAATCTCTCTCATCTCACTATACT CTGTCATTTTTATCCTTTGCTTACTTCTGGAAATTCTCGACTATCAACCACTGAATTTAGGGACTTGTCAAGCAATATGCTAAGAGGTGCTATACCTTCATCTATTGCCCGTCTTACAGGTTTGCGTCACCT GAATTTGTCCACCAACTTTTTCTCTGGTGAAATCCCAGATTTTGGAGCTCTAAGCACTTTTGGGAACGGCTC GTTTATTGGCAATTTAGATCTTTGTGGTAGACAAGTGCACAAGCCATGTCGAACCTCAATGGGATTTCCTGCAGTGCTTCCACATGCTGCAAGTGATGAAGCAGCAG TTCCTGCAAAACGATCCTCTCATTACATCAAAGGGGTGCTTATTGGTGTTATGGCCACAATGGCCCTTACACTAGCTGTGCTTCTTGCATTCCTCTGGATTTGCCTGTTTTCAAAGAAGGAAAGAGCTGCTGAGAAATACACAGAAGTCAAAAAGCAAGTTGATCAAGAAGCAA GTGCAAAGCTTATTACTTTCCATGGTGACCTGCCTTATCCTTCATGTGAGATCGTAGAAAAGCTAGAGTCTCTTGATCAGGAGGATGTTGTAGGGTCAGGAGGATTTGGTACTGTATACCGGATGGTGATGAATGATTGTGGAACATTTGCTGTTAAAAGGATTGACCGGAGTCGGGAAGGATTTGATCAAGTATTTGAGAGGGAGTTAGAGATCTTGGGTAGcattaatcacataaatttagtgAATCTGAGGGGTTACTGCAGGCTTCCAATGACAAAACTTCTCATCTATGATTATCTAGCCATGGGCAGTTTAGATGACATTTTGCATG AATGTAGCCAAGAACAACCATTAAATTGGAGTGCTCGTTTAAGAATTGCTTTAGGTTCTGCAAGAGGCCTTGCGTACTTGCACCATGATTGCAGCCCAAAGATAGTCCATCGTGACATAAAATCCAGCAATATTCTCCTTGATGAAAATTTGGAGCCACGTGTCTCTGACTTTGGTCTTGCCAAACTTTTGGTGGATGAGGATGCCCATGTCACGACTGTAGTTGCTGGCACTTTTGGTTATTTGGCACCTG AGTATCTACAAAGTGGGAGGGCCACTGAAAAGTCGGATGTCTATAGCTTTGGAGTTCTCTTGCTAGAGATTGTAACCGGAAAAAGACCTACTGATCCAGCTTTTGTAAAGAGAGGCTTAAATGTCGTTGGTTGG ATGAACACACTATTAAGAGAGAATCGGTTGGAAGATGTGGTAGATAAAAGGTGCACTGATGGAAATATGGAGACTGTGGAAGTCATTCTTGAAATAGCGGCAAGATGCACTGATGCGAACCCTGATGATCGGCCAACAATGAACCAGGTATTGCAGTTGTTAGAGCAAGAGGTCATGTCTCCTTGTCCAAGTGAAATCTACGAGACTCATTCAGATTATTCTTGA
- the LOC110664768 gene encoding ent-kaurenoic acid oxidase 2: protein MEAMGVLLAVVLGALPLLLWWLNELWYVLPLKLRVSNTGTKLPPGHMGFPFFGEMLTFLWYFKVLRRPDDFINYKRSKYGDGVGLYRTHLFGSPSIIACFPTVNKFVLQSDDKFILQWPNLEVMGRNSLVVVHGQAHERLRSFVSNSINRPDALQLIAACVQPRLVSALHSWAQLGKFKAYKEIKKLTLQNIGKLFASLEPGPILDSLDKLYDGMLKGIRAYPLNFPGTASHHAIQCRKKLEAIFRVELEKKKKEEVQSNRVGTTNDLMDGLMQMIDEEGNQLSDQEVLDNIISLIIGGYESTTLASMWAIYYLAKYPDVLGKLREENLAMWKKKKGDFITIEDVSELKYTNKVVEETIRSANVSGFIFRLVTKEVEYKGYRIPKNWKVIIWLRYLHTNTENFEDPLCFNPERWNVPARPGTYLVFGGGPRICAGNMLARMQLAILLHHLSVGYKWELLNPDAKMIYLPNPAPADGAEIAFSKI from the exons ATGGAGGCAATGGGAGTGTTGTTAGCCGTTGTTTTGGGAGCTTTGCCACTACTACTATGGTGGTTGAATGAGTTGTGGTATGTTCTCCCTCTCAAACTTAGAGTATCTAATACAGGGACGAAGCTACCACCAGGTCACATGGGCTTTCCCTTTTTTGGAGAGATGCTCACCTTCCTTTGGTACTTCAAAGTTCTTCGTCGCCCTGATGATTTCATCAACTATAAGAGATCCAA ATACGGTGATGGAGTCGGATTGTACAGAACTCACCTCTTCGGATCTCCATCCATCATTGCCTGTTTCCCAACAGTAAATAAATTTGTATTGCAATCGGATGATAAATTCATTTTGCAGTGGCCCAACTTGGAGGTTATGGGCCGAAATAGCCTAGTAGTAGTTCATGGACAAGCCCATGAAAGGCTTAGAAGTTTCGTGTCCAATTCTATCAATCGGCCTGATGCTCTTCAGCTCATAGCTGCTTGTGTACAGCCTCGGTTGGTGTCTGCCCTCCACTCGTGGGCTCAACTTGGTAAATTCAAAGCTTACAAGGAAATCAAGAAG TTGACTTTGCAAAACATTGGAAAATTGTTCGCATCCTTGGAACCAGGGCCTATTCTAGATTCCTTGGATAAGTTGTATGATGGTATGTTGAAGGGAATTAGAGCCTACCCATTGAACTTTCCTGGTACAGCTTCTCACCACGCTATTCAG TGTAGGAAGAAGCTCGAGGCCATTTTCAGAGTGGAgctagagaagaagaagaaggaggaggTGCAAAGTAATAGAGTTGGGACAACAAATGATCTAATGGATGGGTTGATGCAGATGATAGATGAGGAAGGCAACCAATTGAGTGACCAAGAGGTGCTAGATAACATTATCAGCCTTATTATTGGTGGGTATGAATCTACTACCCTTGCATCAATGTGGGCTATTTATTATCTGGCCAAGTATCCTGACGTCCTAGGAAAGCTGAGG GAGGAGAACTTGGCAATGTGGAAGAAAAAGAAGGGGGATTTCATTACAATTGAAGACGTTTCTGAACTCAAGTACACAAACAAG GTGGTGGAAGAAACAATAAGATCAGCCAATGTTTCCGGATTTATTTTTAGATTAGTGACAAAAGAAGTCGAGTATAAGG GTTATAGAATCCCGAAGAACTGGAAAGTAATTATCTGGCTCAGATACTTGCACACAAATACTGAAAACTTTGAAGATCCTCTTTGCTTTAACCCAGAGAGATGGAATGTACCCGCAAGGCCTGGAACTTACCTGGTTTTTGGTGGCGGGCCTAGAATCTGTGCTGGAAACATGCTTGCTAGGATGCAACTTGCAATTCTTCTGCATCATCTATCTGTGGGATACAA GTGGGAACTACTTAATCCGGATGCCAAGATGATTTATTTACCTAATCCTGCACCGGCTGATGGAGCTGAGATCGCATTCAGCAAAATTTAG
- the LOC110664791 gene encoding (-)-isopiperitenol/(-)-carveol dehydrogenase, mitochondrial translates to MAHTTASINKLHDKVAIITGGASGIGEATALLFAEHGARAVVIADVQDEKGQKLAETIGNLHSTYIHCDVTDENQVKSLVESTVELYGHLDVMFCNAGTASTCTQTVLDFDIAAYEKLFAVNVGGVAASLKHAARAMVEGGVKGSIICTASIAARTGGDRATDYAMSKCALLGLARSASMQLGEHGIRVNCVSPGPVATPLLSNMMGMGMDEAEKAFESSYWLKGVMKVKHVADAVLFLACEDSEFITGHNLVVDGGFKFS, encoded by the coding sequence ATGGCTCATACCACAGCCTCCATCAATAAGCTTCACGACAAAGTGGCCATCATCACCGGTGGCGCAAGCGGCATCGGGGAGGCCACAGCTCTTCTCTTTGCCGAGCACGGCGCACGTGCAGTCGTGATCGCCGATGTCCAGGACGAAAAAGGACAAAAACTGGCTGAAACCATCGGTAACCTCCACTCCACCTATATCCACTGCGATGTAACGGatgagaaccaagtcaaatctctCGTGGAATCCACCGTCGAGCTGTATGGTCACCTCGATGTCATGTTCTGCAACGCGGGTACCGCCAGCACTTGCACTCAGACCGTCCTGGACTTTGACATCGCTGCCTATGAGAAACTCTTTGCCGTGAACGTGGGTGGCGTCGCAGCAAGTCTAAAGCACGCAGCGCGGGCGATGGTGGAGGGAGGAGTAAAGGGTAGCATCATATGCACAGCGAGCATTGCGGCGAGGACAGGCGGAGACAGGGCCACGGATTATGCGATGTCCAAGTGTGCGTTGTTGGGGTTGGCGAGGTCGGCGAGTATGCAGCTGGGTGAGCATGGGATAAGAGTGAACTGCGTGTCGCCGGGGCCGGTGGCGACGCCTCTGCTGTCTAATATGATGGGGATGGGAATGGATGAGGCGGAGAAGGCTTTTGAATCGAGTTATTGGTTGAAAGGTGTGATGAAGGTGAAGCATGTAGCGGATGCTGTGTTGTTTCTTGCTTGTGAGGATTCTGAGTTTATCACCGGCCATAATTTGGTTGTAGATGGTGGATTTAAATTTTCATAG
- the LOC110664790 gene encoding LRR receptor-like serine/threonine-protein kinase FEI 1 isoform X4: protein MANYLQGGIPSDIGNLSHLTILCHFYPLLTSGNSRLSTTEFRDLSSNMLRGAIPSSIARLTGLRHLNLSTNFFSGEIPDFGALSTFGNGSFIGNLDLCGRQVHKPCRTSMGFPAVLPHAASDEAAVPAKRSSHYIKGVLIGVMATMALTLAVLLAFLWICLFSKKERAAEKYTEVKKQVDQEASAKLITFHGDLPYPSCEIVEKLESLDQEDVVGSGGFGTVYRMVMNDCGTFAVKRIDRSREGFDQVFERELEILGSINHINLVNLRGYCRLPMTKLLIYDYLAMGSLDDILHECSQEQPLNWSARLRIALGSARGLAYLHHDCSPKIVHRDIKSSNILLDENLEPRVSDFGLAKLLVDEDAHVTTVVAGTFGYLAPEYLQSGRATEKSDVYSFGVLLLEIVTGKRPTDPAFVKRGLNVVGWMNTLLRENRLEDVVDKRCTDGNMETVEVILEIAARCTDANPDDRPTMNQVLQLLEQEVMSPCPSEIYETHSDYS from the exons ATGGCTAATTATCTCCAAGGAGGCATTCCATCAGATATTGGAAATCTCTCTCATCTCACTATACT CTGTCATTTTTATCCTTTGCTTACTTCTGGAAATTCTCGACTATCAACCACTGAATTTAGGGACTTGTCAAGCAATATGCTAAGAGGTGCTATACCTTCATCTATTGCCCGTCTTACAGGTTTGCGTCACCT GAATTTGTCCACCAACTTTTTCTCTGGTGAAATCCCAGATTTTGGAGCTCTAAGCACTTTTGGGAACGGCTC GTTTATTGGCAATTTAGATCTTTGTGGTAGACAAGTGCACAAGCCATGTCGAACCTCAATGGGATTTCCTGCAGTGCTTCCACATGCTGCAAGTGATGAAGCAGCAG TTCCTGCAAAACGATCCTCTCATTACATCAAAGGGGTGCTTATTGGTGTTATGGCCACAATGGCCCTTACACTAGCTGTGCTTCTTGCATTCCTCTGGATTTGCCTGTTTTCAAAGAAGGAAAGAGCTGCTGAGAAATACACAGAAGTCAAAAAGCAAGTTGATCAAGAAGCAA GTGCAAAGCTTATTACTTTCCATGGTGACCTGCCTTATCCTTCATGTGAGATCGTAGAAAAGCTAGAGTCTCTTGATCAGGAGGATGTTGTAGGGTCAGGAGGATTTGGTACTGTATACCGGATGGTGATGAATGATTGTGGAACATTTGCTGTTAAAAGGATTGACCGGAGTCGGGAAGGATTTGATCAAGTATTTGAGAGGGAGTTAGAGATCTTGGGTAGcattaatcacataaatttagtgAATCTGAGGGGTTACTGCAGGCTTCCAATGACAAAACTTCTCATCTATGATTATCTAGCCATGGGCAGTTTAGATGACATTTTGCATG AATGTAGCCAAGAACAACCATTAAATTGGAGTGCTCGTTTAAGAATTGCTTTAGGTTCTGCAAGAGGCCTTGCGTACTTGCACCATGATTGCAGCCCAAAGATAGTCCATCGTGACATAAAATCCAGCAATATTCTCCTTGATGAAAATTTGGAGCCACGTGTCTCTGACTTTGGTCTTGCCAAACTTTTGGTGGATGAGGATGCCCATGTCACGACTGTAGTTGCTGGCACTTTTGGTTATTTGGCACCTG AGTATCTACAAAGTGGGAGGGCCACTGAAAAGTCGGATGTCTATAGCTTTGGAGTTCTCTTGCTAGAGATTGTAACCGGAAAAAGACCTACTGATCCAGCTTTTGTAAAGAGAGGCTTAAATGTCGTTGGTTGG ATGAACACACTATTAAGAGAGAATCGGTTGGAAGATGTGGTAGATAAAAGGTGCACTGATGGAAATATGGAGACTGTGGAAGTCATTCTTGAAATAGCGGCAAGATGCACTGATGCGAACCCTGATGATCGGCCAACAATGAACCAGGTATTGCAGTTGTTAGAGCAAGAGGTCATGTCTCCTTGTCCAAGTGAAATCTACGAGACTCATTCAGATTATTCTTGA